The Megalobrama amblycephala isolate DHTTF-2021 linkage group LG8, ASM1881202v1, whole genome shotgun sequence region ttacccaaagcatcacactgcctccgccagcTTGTTTTCTTGCCATAGTGCATCCtgatgccatgtgttccccaagGCAagctccatggtccagttctgatgctcacatgcccactgttggcactttacgcggtggacaggggtcagcaagGGCATCCCcatatgcagccccatacgcaacaaactgtgatgcactgtgtattctgacacctttctatcagaaccagcattaacttcttgagcaatttgagttacagtagctcgtctgttagatcagaccacacgggccagccttcgctccccacgtgcatcaatgagccttggccgcccatgaccctgtcgccagttcaccactgttccttccttggaccacttttaaaagatactgaccactgcagaccgggaacaccccacaagagctgcagttttggagatgctctgacccagtcgtctagccatcacagtttggcccttgtcaaactcgctcaaatcattacgcttgcccatttttcctgcttctaacacatcaactttgagaacAAAATCTTCACTAGCTGTCTAATATATCCCActcactaacaggtgccgtgatgaagagataatcagtgttattcacttcacctgtcagtgctcataatgttatgcctcatcggtgtgtgtgtgtatatatacactaccagtcaaaagtttggaaacattactatttttaatgtttttgaacaaagtctcttatgctcattaaggctgcatttatttaataataaatatataaaaaacagtaatattgtgaaatattattacaatttaaaattatggttttctattttaatatactttaaaatataatttatttctgtgatgcaaagctgaattgtcagcattattactccagttttcagtgtcacatgatccttcagaaatcattgtaatatgctgatttattatcaatgttggaaacagttgtgctgcttaatattattttataacctgtgatactttttcaggattctttgatgaataaaaagtttaaaaatatcagcatttatttaagatagaaatcttttgtaataatatacactaccattcaaaagtttgggttaatttttttttctttctttttttgaaagaaattaatacttttattcaaaatatacattttttctaacaatataaatctttactatcactttttatcaatttaacacataagtgctgaataaatgctgttctttttaaccttttattcatcagtgaatcctgaaaaaagtatcagtttccaaaaaaatattaagcaacacaacagttttcaacattgataataactgagtatcaaatcagcatattagaatgatttctgaaggatcatgtgacactgaagactggagtaatgatgctgaaaattcagctttgatcacagaaataaattatgttttaaagtatattaaaatagaaaaccataattttaaattgtaataatatttcacattattcttgttttttctgtatttattatgaaataaatgcagccttaatgagcagaagagacttcgttcaaaaacattaaaaatagtaatgtttccaaacttttgactggtagtgtgtgtgtgtgtatatatatatatacatatatatatatgtgtgtgtgtgtgtgtatactgcCTAGCATATGCATTAAAAACCAGTCAGAACACACAAATCAACATCAACATGTTACGGTGGAGTTTTGCATTCAAATCTCACATAAAACTGTACATGATTGTCATTGGCGTCTTTCTTGAGTCATGTGACAGGCATAACCAGTGCTTTCACTTGTTTTCTTGCAGATAAGCTCAGTGCCAACTGGAATCAGAGCAAAAAGGCCCACTTTGTATTGTACACTGTTGCGCTGTAAACCATGTCTGCACTGTATCCACTTGACAAATAGGTACAGGAAAAAAAAGGGGCTTgcaaaatattttcatatttttctgcTATTTAAATCCTTATATTGTATACACAATGCTTGGTCTGGTAATTATAGTTTTGTGATGTCCTTCATAACTGTATGTTGTGTATACAGAGGCTCAAGAATCTCAAGTTTAGTGTTGTGTGTGGCCACTGTGTGATCCACTGAAGGTTTacgtgtgtgggtgtgtttgttCCCAGCACAGAGATCCGGCTCTCCTCTTTCACAAGACAAACACGCAACCCTATTCATCGCCAGTGCATGTTTAATCTGTAAACTATATCCAAAGCAGGCGACTGGATAAGAAGATTAGCTTGCCTGTGTTGAGAATATTATGTACTTAGGTTCAAGCATATAGAGCAGTAtgagtcaaaagtttggagacATCACTGAATGTAGGTTTCTCATGATCTAAAAGACCTTTTGATTTGAAGGGTTCTGCTTAAATGCTTCAAATTAGTTTTACTGAAAGACAGTATAGAAaagtattttattaataaaaatataaattttgtgGGGAAACTACTGGAAAAGTTTGTCAGGTCAGAGATCTCAATGCAGCGTGTGTGCAGAGACGTGATCTAGAAAAAGAGTAATGACTTTAATTTTAAAGAATTGCCACTGCATATTTACCATACATAAGACAAGCTGTTTAGAAAATGGATGGATCAATTACCACATTCATTTGCATTTCAGTTTAATGTGGTGGTTGGTGTCCATACTTTTCACTGATGCTGCAATTAAAATTGCCccaatgtgtatttttatttgaaaatatatatttatcatttcaCAATAAGATATAAATTGTGATTTCAGTTTATTGATAGTTTCATAAGCTAAAGAAAAACTGTATTAAGCTTGTTTCCAAGGAGGTTGTTTATTTAAACCCTTCACAGTAGTGTGCAAGTGTGTAGATTTGTGTTAATTTGtcagcattttaaaaacacaaattctGCCTATACTGCTGATGGCATATTTCTGGGAACCTGTGAAAACCCTTCTTCCCTTTTCTCTTGGCAACACTAATGCAAACAAGTCAATGGTTGCTAACAGATTAACACAATATTTCCTCATGTCATCTACTTTAAGACCAGACAACCgtgtggcccagatccagcccacatctggtacatgtggattatacgcagaccagatgtgggccagatctgggccgaAACTATTGCCGTCGGGGAGCTGTCAAATTTTGGCAAGGCCCAGTGTCCCGCCTTATGAAATTATAACCGTTTGGCTCCTTTGACACAAAGAAAGCCATACAAATATATCCTAAAACTCTTAGAGACATAAAAGACCAATCGCAGCagattatttttgcatttttattgaaTAGGTTGACCAAATAAAAGGAACACTTTTATTTAATGGAATGTGGTTTCATAACAGAACATTTTACATATTAAGTCAGGCATGAGTTGTCTTGCCAGGTTGTGCAAGGGTCAGTAAGCCATCAACTTAATACTCCTCTCCTTCTTCATCCTCTTCTCCGACACTGTCTGTGCCAACTTCTTCATAATCCTTCTCCAGGGCAGCCATGTCTTCTCTGGCCTCTGAGAACTCGCCCTCCTCCATACCTTCACCCACATACCAATGAACGAAAGCTCTCTTGGCGTACATCAGATCGAACTTGTGATCCAGACGAGCCCAGGCTTCAGCAATGGCTGTAGTGTTGCTCAGCATGCACACGGCTCTCTGCACCTTAGCCAGGTCACCTCCAGGAACCACAGTTGGGGGCTGGTAGTTGATTCCAACCTTGAATCCAGTGGGACACCAGTCCACAAACTGGATGCTACGCTTTGTCTTGATGGTGGCGATAGCAGAGTTGACATCTTTGGGTACGACATCTCCACGGTACAGCAGACAGCAAGCCATGTACTTGCCGTGACGAGGGTCGCATTTCACCATCTGATTGGCCGGCTCGAAGCAAGCGTTGGTGATGTCAGCAACGGACAGCTGCTCATGGTAGGCTTTCTCTGCAGAGATCACTGGGGCGTAGGTGGCGAGAGGGAAGTGGATACGTGGATAGGGCACCAGATTAGTTTGGAACTCGGTCAGATCTACATTTAGGGCTCCATCGAAACGCAGGGATGCTGTGATGGAGGAAACGATCTGCCCGATCAGCCTGTTGAGGTTTGTGTAGGTGGGACGCTCAATGTCAAGGTTTCTACGGCAGATATCGTAGATGGCCTCGTTGTCCACCATGAAGGCACAGTCAGAGTGCTCGAGGGTGGTGTGGGTGGTAAGGATGGAGTTGTAGGGCTCAACCACCGCTGTGGACACTTGAGGAGCTGGATAGACAGCAAACTCAAGTTTTGACTTCTTTCCGTAGTCGACAGAGAGCCGTTCCATTAGGAGGGAGGTGAACCCAGAGCCGGTGCCACCACCAAAACTGTGGAAGATCAGGAAGCCCTGGAGCCCAGTGCACTGATCAGCCTGCAAAGAAAATAGTGAACATTTTGATGGGGAAATATCTcaattataaaaacatttaagtaattataacaaaatttacttCGGTTTTTCTTGCCTAGTGACTAGCATGTTTAAGGGGGGGATGTATATGTTCTGTGAAGTTCTTAACTAACCAGTCCCACCAAGATTACGCAGGACTTTTCCCCTGATTTTGCGGCCTAAAATGAATTTGCTGCAGCAtatttttgttgccgttttgcAGTATAATAATCAGTAATACAGTATAGCAGTGCAGATACTGGTATAGGTAATATAGGCACCGCCCAAGGCGGCATGGGGCACCGCTTGCGCACAGTTTTCAgacaactttattttttatagttcATTTGAGGCAGTTTCGATGACGTTATTTTGATGACAAATGTCGACAGCGCATTATTGTAATGCTTGTGCATGAATGTTTCTGCTCACAGGTGGAGACTagcaaatatttgcaaataaaacactacataggcttcactgtatgaattaaatatacacTGTTATTAAAGCTAATAAAGTTACTCAGTCAAGAGCAACGAGCGATTTTCTATGACAAGTTAGGCTGCTAACTACACAATATCAGCCTGATTTTGGCATGATCCATTTGACTTAGGGTGTCTTGGTGATTCGTAAATGACAATAGGTGTTGGGATGTAAGAAACCAACATGTGACACTTCACGGTGTCAttacaaaaatgaatttttttccAGTCATCCACGACAGGCTGTCACATCTGTGATGTTGACCAAAAGGAGTACAGAAGCTCTTTTGCACACAGCTTTTAAACATGGTGAAATGAAAGAGACTATGGTATTGGTGCGGCAATGGAGAAAGGTTTGTGGAGCCAATGACGGAATTTTCTAgctttccatgttttcactgttatatggtagggggcgctattacgcaACTTCTGAAAGATTACTGGATCTGTGGatcaaaacatgcaaaaaagcagcagaaacaagtgataaaaGCAAAGCATTATGCACATTGTAGtctttggggggaaaaaaagctattttctcaactttttgttcaaaatcaaacttttttttaattaaactttcCCACATTCATGTGTTGATTAAAAAAAGGCATGAAGCTATAATAAAACTGTTGTTTAAAAGCAAAGCCTCTATTATTTCTcttgatatattgcatgttcagatactcatacaacaaaatattctaggggccatgaaagttttgtgaaaaatataaaaaataatggtGGTTACTggcaactttaaaaaaagaaaaggaaaaaaaaaaaaaaaaaaaacactggtggggaaagagttaagacACTCATAGCCTATATAACTGGATGTCCCAGTGCTCTGTATTACATTACATGAAATTCACTGCAATGCAGCGCCAGGACACTTGAACACATTGAGTAATTTGCTTGGACTCTGAATTATGGATTTTTATTGCCTAATATTGCTTCCCCCTCTCAGGTTAACATTTTGCTGAAAAATTGCGTAAAGACAAAAATGTGTGCTGCTGCAAGAAATGCAGAGTTTACATTAAATTCTGTGATCGTAGAATCGTGAAATCCTGGGGGACTGACTAACATCTACAGTTTATAGGTAAGGCAGTGGCAGTATGGGTGTCTTACCAGTTTACGAGTTCTGTCCAGCACCAGGTCAATGATCTCCTTGCCAATGGTGTAGTGCCCACGGGCGTAGTTGTTGGCAGCATCTTCCTTGCCAGTGATCAACTGTTCAGGGTGGAACAGCTGGCGGTAGGTACCTGTGCGCACTTCATCTGGAAAAACAAGACACTTCTTATAACTGCAGGCTAACCAAAACACTTGAAGTTGCCCCAGGgaacaaaatattgtttaatataaaataatatatacaaaaattgtTTATTACCAATGACAGTGGGCTCCAGGTCGACAAAGACTGCTCTTGGGACATGTTTACCAGCTCCAGTCTCACTGAAGAAGGTGTTGAAGGAGTCATCTCCTCCTCCAATAGTTTTATCACTGGGCATCTGACCATCTGGCTGGATCCCATGCTCTAGACAATacaactcccagcatgcattgcccATCTGGGCTCCGGCTTGGCCAACGTGCATTGAAATACATTCACGCTAGagcaaaagagagaaaaaaggagaTGGTTTAACATCAGCAACTTAAAATGCTCAGAagaaatgtaaatgaaatatatattttgtattgtgCAAATAAATTGACCTTATTACAGTAAAAGttacaaaacattatttctgaagtCCCCTGAAAAAATATGCGGCAACAGGTATATTTTTACACAAGCACATTATGTCCAGACAGGAAATGGGGCAGAATGATAGGGCAGGATGTTTACTCTGCACACTCTTTTCATATGGAAAGTTGTTGAATTGTGccttttgtataaaaaaaaataaaaaattaaaaaaaaaaatgcagggaCAGGACAGTATAGGTTTCCATTGTAACATTACAACTTACGTAGATAAGAGGTAGGGACTTTCCTTCAGCTCAAAATGCTAAATGTCGTGTTAGAAATATGATCACTGCCCAGTAACAAAGTATAGCCTAAGATAACCTATTTCCAAAGATCAATTGGTCTGCATGTGGATCAATACCCGTTCCCAGCTCCCAACCAGACATACTGCAGCTGTTTCAGTCGTTTTATCTGCATGAGCGCATGCGGGCCTAAATGCTGACTAAGCCTACAGTCTAGGGAGGCTGTGGAATGTCCCCATTTTGCGCTCCTATGATCACTCTTTGAATGTCAAGTAGTGCTCATTTTTACATCTAAAACAGAAATACGGAATTAAATGAGTCAGTGTTACTATAAGTATAGTGTGGGGGAAGAGACCTAAAGGGCAGGGCAGGGCTGGTCCCTTCCCCCACCCAACGTGTACCACCCATCtttgacaaaacaaaatgagaagaagaaaaaagcgCGATATCTGATCGCGCCTTTACTGGAGACCTTTATCCGAGTATTTGAAATTCTGACGTGTCTGCTCCACCCTTGTGGCGCATCTAACAAAAGCTTAAGCTTTATATCATTTACAAGTTTAATACAATTCTGGATATGTAACATGTTCATCTTATCAGGGCGTTTATCAGTTTTACAAATATATAAGTTTAGTTTTCTGCCTCTGCCCCTTTCTCTTTGTTCTGTGTGCCTTTCGAAAGTGCGTCAGTCATCTTAAAGCTCCTGCTGTTGCGCGTGCGCGCGCATTTGTCTCGCTGCCGCCCAATGCATCGAAATACTTTTAATCCTCGCTAAACACGTAATTGTAAACGAATTTAGATATACATGATTATTTTAAGACAGAAATCACTTCAAATTTAACACAAAACTCAAAGATATTTCGTACTAAACACGAATATCAGgctgtaaaataacattgtatAGACAGAGAAAATAATCGTCTGCCGTATTTGCTAAAAACAAACGTAAAATATAGGACTCACCATTTTGTCAGATTTTCCTTCAGACCGACGTCAAGGGTTCGGAGAATGAAGGCAGAATTGCCGCGGAAGGGGCCAGACTACGTTTATATAGAGGCGCGCGACCGGATGCAGGAGAGGCGGGGCTCTGGCTTCACTCTGGCGGGAGCGACAGTTAGCGGTCACGAGTGAGGGGAAGGAGGGAACTTTTGGGCGGAATTTCATATTAGCCGACTCATTCAGTCAGAAAAGGATTGAGAGAGAATGGAAAGTGCCCAGTTGGTCAAAGGAGTGGGTTCTGAATttaaatggtaaataaaataataataataaaaaaacacaaatattggACGCTGAGAGAGGTCGCGTTTATGATATATATTTGAATAAGATCTTCCatgtatagcctatatatatatccttATCACTACAACAAAGGCGTTTTCATTCAGGTTTCAGACTTACAAAGGTTTTAAGAAAAGGTTAGACATTTCTACGTGTTTATTTGAGCAGctctttatatttaattattgcacaGTGTATTTTTATCAATAGTTGACTCAAAGTTTGAAAGATAATTGACCGAAAATTTTTATTTGCAATTATTTAACTCTCATATTGTCTCAAACCATGACATTCTTtcatctgtggaacacaaaagggtTAATTGTTTAACAATATTTGCCAAAGTTCTTATATTGTAAGTGTATGGGGACTGCTAAGCATCAAAAAGGACAACATAAAGTGGAAAGgtttagagaaaaaaagtgttaaaatttataatatataaataaactataaacaTACAATAACACgaaatagattaaaatattatttaaaaaaa contains the following coding sequences:
- the tuba8l4 gene encoding tubulin, alpha 8 like 4, with translation MRECISMHVGQAGAQMGNACWELYCLEHGIQPDGQMPSDKTIGGGDDSFNTFFSETGAGKHVPRAVFVDLEPTVIDEVRTGTYRQLFHPEQLITGKEDAANNYARGHYTIGKEIIDLVLDRTRKLADQCTGLQGFLIFHSFGGGTGSGFTSLLMERLSVDYGKKSKLEFAVYPAPQVSTAVVEPYNSILTTHTTLEHSDCAFMVDNEAIYDICRRNLDIERPTYTNLNRLIGQIVSSITASLRFDGALNVDLTEFQTNLVPYPRIHFPLATYAPVISAEKAYHEQLSVADITNACFEPANQMVKCDPRHGKYMACCLLYRGDVVPKDVNSAIATIKTKRSIQFVDWCPTGFKVGINYQPPTVVPGGDLAKVQRAVCMLSNTTAIAEAWARLDHKFDLMYAKRAFVHWYVGEGMEEGEFSEAREDMAALEKDYEEVGTDSVGEEDEEGEEY